A single Phoenix dactylifera cultivar Barhee BC4 chromosome 1, palm_55x_up_171113_PBpolish2nd_filt_p, whole genome shotgun sequence DNA region contains:
- the LOC103714706 gene encoding germin-like protein 5-1 — translation MTTSSSSFLTLFSILLLAVAPSLAADPDMLQDLCVADLNSAVKVNGFVCKANVTEDDFFFKGLSSPGATNNTMGSLVTGANVEKVPGLNTLGVSLSRIDYAPGGLNPPHTHPRATEMIFVLYGTLDVGFITTANKLITKTITKGEVFVFPRGLVHFQKNNAAAPAAVIAAFNSQLPGTQSIAVTLFAASPPVPDHVLTKAFQIGTKEVQKIKSRLAPKTK, via the exons ATGACGACcagctcctcctccttcctcaccCTCTTCTCCATCCTCCTCCTCGCCGTCGCCCCTTCCCTCGCCGCCGATCCCGACATGCTCCAAGACCTGTGCGTCGCCGATCTCAACTCCG CCGTGAAGGTGAATGGGTTCGTCTGCAAGGCGAACGTTACAGAGGATGACTTTTTCTTCAAAGGATTAAGCTCCCCTGGCGCCACCAACAACACCATGGGATCCCTGGTGACGGGGGCCAACGTGGAGAAGGTCCCGGGGCTCAACACCCTGGGCGTCTCCCTGTCCCGCATCGACTACGCCCCCGGCGGGCTCAACCCTCCCCACACCCACCCCCGCGCCACCGagatgatcttcgtcctctaCGGCACCCTCGACGTCGGCTTCATCACCACCGCCAACAAGCTCATCACCAAGACCATCACCAAGGGCGAGGTCTTCGTCTTCCCTCGCGGCCTCGTCCACTTCCAGAAGAACAATGCCGCTGCCCCCGCCGCAGTCATCGCTGCCTTCAACAGCCAGCTCCCGGGCACCCAGTCCATCGCCGTCACCTTGTTCGCCGCCTCCCCGCCGGTGCCCGACCACGTCCTCACCAAGGCCTTCCAGATTGGCACCAAGGAGGTGCAGAAGATCAAGTCCCGCCTCGCCCCCAAAACCAAGTGA